From the Lathyrus oleraceus cultivar Zhongwan6 chromosome 3, CAAS_Psat_ZW6_1.0, whole genome shotgun sequence genome, the window CAATCAGTGTGAGTTAGTGGTGATAAAGTTGTATGTTATATTGCAGATAAATAGCTTCAAAGAAGGTGGAATTGCAATTGGAGTTAGCTGCACTCACATGATAGCTGATCTAACTTTCTTATCATCTTTCTTCAAATCATGGTCACAAATTTACCGTCATGTGACTCCCATTTCTCACCCTCCTTTCTTAACTCCAATTTCAATCACTTCTTCACCAAACAACAATGAAGATATGAGTCCAAATTCTGAACCAAAACCACAAACAAACATAACCTCGGCCACTTTCAAATTCTCAAATTCAATCATAAAACAATTGACCTCGAAATGTGCCGGTGCAACTGCTTTTGATGTCCTCGCAGCTTTGTTTTGGACTCGTGTTACTCTTTTGAAGGGTTCCAATTTGCATAAACAAAATCACTCTTTATCAATCTGCAGAGACTTCAGAAAGCTTATCAAAACGAATCTCCCGGTTGGTTATTTTGGAAACGCTTTACATTTTTCTAAATTTTCACTAAATTCAGAAGAAATGAAGAATGGAAAAAAATTAGAAGACATAGCAAGTTTAATACACATGCACATGACAGAAGTTACTGAGGAAGAAATCATGTCTTCTATAGAATCGTTTGAGTCGCAAAAGGAATCGACACCGAAATGTGTGTATGGTTCTTCTGAGTTAACATGCATGTACATGGAAGAGACAGAGTCGTTGTTGTATGAATCAATGTTTGGTGATAATGAAAAACCAGCTCATGTTTCGTGTCGTGTTGGGAATGTTGGTGGTGAAGGTTTGATAATGGTGATGCCTTCTTCAGAAGGAGGGTTTGCAAGAAATGTGATAGTAATGTTGAAGGAAGAACAAGTTGATAAACTATGCAAGGATCAAGAGATGTTGATGCTTCAACCAACTATTATACTTTGT encodes:
- the LOC127132246 gene encoding protein ECERIFERUM 2: MSDSKVTLDSKLTVVSSRPVKRGMIHKLSGVDHGMGYHTLHLIFYYKNEDNWFESFELDPLRESLSKVLSMYPTVTGRLARVEEDGGDWEIRCNDTGVRVIKANVDSTIEKWLSSSAGGPDEAQLIAWDDMPLDTSTWSPFQIQINSFKEGGIAIGVSCTHMIADLTFLSSFFKSWSQIYRHVTPISHPPFLTPISITSSPNNNEDMSPNSEPKPQTNITSATFKFSNSIIKQLTSKCAGATAFDVLAALFWTRVTLLKGSNLHKQNHSLSICRDFRKLIKTNLPVGYFGNALHFSKFSLNSEEMKNGKKLEDIASLIHMHMTEVTEEEIMSSIESFESQKESTPKCVYGSSELTCMYMEETESLLYESMFGDNEKPAHVSCRVGNVGGEGLIMVMPSSEGGFARNVIVMLKEEQVDKLCKDQEMLMLQPTIILC